Proteins encoded by one window of Candidatus Poribacteria bacterium:
- a CDS encoding thiamine pyrophosphate-binding protein: MGAKCAQPDRPVLCFTGDGGIWYHLGDLETAVKSEINAVILVNNNHSLNQEQGGVESVYGGRTKGSDELWLFPDADFAKIAESMGCLGITVNKPSELSSALDQAFSAERPVVVDVKTHVEGIAPRAWTP, from the coding sequence ATGGGTGCCAAATGTGCTCAACCCGATAGACCCGTACTCTGCTTCACCGGCGACGGCGGTATCTGGTATCATCTGGGGGATTTGGAGACCGCGGTGAAATCCGAAATTAACGCGGTTATTCTGGTCAACAACAACCATTCCCTGAACCAAGAACAGGGCGGTGTCGAATCTGTCTACGGCGGACGGACGAAAGGCTCCGACGAACTCTGGCTGTTCCCCGACGCCGATTTCGCTAAAATTGCCGAATCAATGGGCTGCCTCGGTATTACGGTCAACAAACCGAGCGAACTTTCGAGCGCCCTAGATCAGGCTTTCTCTGCGGAGAGACCAGTGGTTGTCGATGTCAAAACGCACGTCGAAGGTATTGCGCC